Proteins co-encoded in one Yamadazyma tenuis chromosome 1, complete sequence genomic window:
- a CDS encoding uncharacterized protein (EggNog:ENOG503NVQV; BUSCO:EOG09260274; COG:O), with amino-acid sequence MSAYSREQPRMKSDLGQNGFAVTLNYFAGLPDLHKLENPSISIIFKSLSKKDATTKEKSLDELITLFSNDYFQEDLKATSVLESWIQMYPKLAFDNSRSVRLSSQKVQALFLQHIGGKIFTKYLKSSLPIWLSSIHDSDKLVASQAYKLLLACFENDKYKVDQKIWQIFVKEILHYIIVSLTMETKQTLSDERSTNESDSTAKYERIVNGSLMLLNKLIVLINDTTVKLNLDDFDFEQLEDLLDNNELWEYASVAFNHKTFTSSLANSYLVLLKNVFQNDKTNPESQNNLCQSISSSRSLYKHLCKHFFKKCKLKSISQMGNYAYSNVIFQYCGTLTVLTRFSQLEGKKKPKEGIWEIAGSKSSTRLLDFIKLGPCNSDPVYFILLERFLVTLISTESFDFADQSFCLSIVKVISEQLSHLAFNYQEAAIECLVGFVKALPSSSDEHFAAAVPTVMDSLFAPNASRTRPKSKGKCIALFAEGLSLISEPDLERLLESQNDKVLAYISTGKNPTDFSSYFKLLEKLENVESASKLLEKIIEALSSTDDESQISRGLEVLTVLVENDVAINTQSEEELIEFTTTIGQCLEPATVSPVVEYMFTVWNSVRFKDSFDNIEVIDDLLTKYTMLDLDPSDFIRRVLQKFKFTYDDCLKSDLLAEHFQNLVIDPKGNSDWKMLFSFADPRLLQEMFSSIKEGEEHQFLQQFQQFVPKSETIDIQNDNQQKVFKLLLLSWTNYSEFGGFILFIRNSSMQHLVSDTLWEYLQEQTIEDLNFDFWSVVVPREVDLVLKRLEVQLFKLPNINKEVLSISNSLGQNIHLVEDIENTEPLALLRICKVLSESPRNDTMIAFFSGVLSVFLQDFIFSMDQDAYSSNGLLEVQSSLAQKFHTAIQTNLNECLDILLSKEPTFDDLVSVVVRNLGIAKGSFSSYLARLLRDVLDNLSEAVNVETFNTYNLEFNPLLKTPLKLAIVLAGVETLLSSAKFDKIRNYVATEILGVKDSDILTEGLKWVVLSINFLNAQTPDWAAIPPHRLNLILKQFEKWLDSDISYDDSFNAVRSQLVKFLGSVEADNKEDLVDRVIEDNFAIVQLERHYELTYFTLRYLTVHEIPNKDNLLDILFNDELNKHDNEVHNMAVHMCHDVLERCFDKLHFKDFSDKQLQQLYDLVFHSKFLQIKKICLRFLEEEITHKQQDLVINYQFQKDAEEQDIKLPPSLLKVLDETNLDSASETDSATYLICWYLVFVHFKDINYSIRNQYVNQIRSNQTLPKLLDYLFLVVEIDHIKIVDQFQTFDLDDRDTMLLNVFYFACNFLGSEVQLWFNELRNVQMKQDIDKFTAKNISKLLVSTMLEQVEHGKSKLVTDVMSLKINKVINEVRCVFEIDEQTMVMVIKIPTNFPLESVVVEGPKRVGLKENQWRAWLLSSQRVISLTNGSIIEAVEVFKKNVDLHFSGFEECAICYSILHQDHSLPSKNCSTCNNKFHAACLYKWFKSSGSSTCPLCRSTFNFRK; translated from the coding sequence ATGCTGGCCTACTCTCGTGAACAGCCTAGAATGAAGTCTGATCTCGGCCAGAATGGTTTTGCAGTCACCTTGAACTACTTCGCGGGACTTCCGGATTTGCATAAACTTGAGAACCCATCGATATCCATTATATTCAAGTCACTAAGTAAGAAAGATGCCACCACAAAAGAAAAGTCATTAGACGAACTTATCACTCTTTTTTCCAACGACTACTTCCAAGAGGATCTCAAGGCGACATCTGTGCTCGAATCATGGATTCAAATGTATCCAAAGTTGGCATTTGACAATTCGAGAAGTGTGAGACTTTCCAGTCAAAAGGTGCAAGCTCTATTCTTGCAACATATTGGAGGcaaaatcttcaccaagtacTTAAAGTCTTCATTGCCTATATGGCTACTGTCCATTCATGATAGTGATAAACTTGTGGCTTCTCAAGCATATAAGCTTTTGTTGGCGTGTTTTGAGAATGACAAATACAAAGTTGACCAGAAGATCTGGCAGATTTTTGTCAAAGAGATATTACACTACATTATAGTGAGTTTGACCATGGAAACGAAACAAACACTTTCTGATGAGAGGAGCACCAACGAATCTGATTCCACGGCGAAGTACGAAAGAATCGTAAACGGGAGTTTGATgcttttgaacaagttgattgtgCTCATCAACGATACAACAGTTAAATTGAACCTAGATGACTTCGACTTCGAGCAGcttgaagatcttcttgataacAATGAGTTGTGGGAGTACGCCTCTGTGGCattcaaccacaaaacgTTCACATCCTCGTTGGCAAATAGCTATCTTGTTCTCCTCAAAaatgttttccaaaacGACAAGACAAACCCCGAATCCCAAAACAATTTGTGTCAGAGCATCCTGAGTTCCAGAAGCTTGTACAAGCATCTCTGTAAGcattttttcaagaagtgCAAGCTCAAAAGCATTAGTCAAATGGGAAACTACGCATACAGTAACGTCATCTTTCAGTACTGTGGAACTTTGACAGTATTGACCAGGTTTTCTCAGcttgaaggaaagaaaAAGCCAAAGGAAGGAATTTGGGAAATAGCTGGTAGCAAGAGTCTGACCAGATTACTAGACTTCATTAAACTAGGACCTTGTAACCTGGACCCCGTTTACTTCATAttacttgaaagatttTTGGTTACGTTGATTTCAACCGAAagctttgattttgcagACCAACTGTTCTGCTTGTCAATTGTGAAAGTAATATCTGAACAGTTATCCCACTTGGCTTTCAACTACCAAGAAGCTGCTATTGAATGCTTGGTTGGGTTTGTCAAGGCTTTACCTTCGAGTTCTGATGAGCATTTTGCAGCTGCAGTTCCTACTGTCATGGATTCATTATTTGCACCCAATGCACTGCGAACACGTCCTAAGTCCAAGGGAAAGTGTATTGCTTTATTTGCTGAAGGTTTATCACTTATTCTGGAGCCAGATTTGGAACGTTTGTTGGAATCTCAGAACGATAAAGTATTAGCTTATATCTCTACCGGGAAAAATCCAACTGACTTCTCCAGTTACTTCAAATTActtgagaagttggagaatgTGGAAAGTGCATCCAAGCTATTAGAAAAAATAATTGAAGCCCTTTCGTCCACTGACGATGAAAGCCAGATCTCCAGAGGTTTGGAGGTCCTTACTGTTCTTGTGGAGAACGATGTTGCCATAAACACTCAgtctgaagaagagcttATAGAATTCACTACTACTATAGGCCAGTGTCTTGAGCCTGCGACTGTTTCTCCTGTTGTAGAGTACATGTTCACTGTTTGGAACAGTGTTCGATTTAAGGACAGTTTTGATAACATCGAAGTCATCGATGACTTGTTGACAAAGTATACAATGTTGGATCTTGATCCTTCCGACTTCATTCGCAGAGTCTTAcaaaagttcaagttcactTATGATGATTGTTTGAAGTCTGACTTGCTAGCTGAACACTTCCAGAACTTGGTTATTGATCCCAAAGGGAACAGCGACTGGAAAATGCTCTTCAGCTTCGCTGACCCGAGATTGTTGCAAGAAATGTTTTCTAGCATAAAGGAAGGTGAAGaacaccaatttcttcaacagttTCAGCAGTTTGTGCCAAAGTCTGAAACCATAGATATACAAAATGATAACCAACAGAAGGTGTTTAAGCTTTTGCTTCTCTCTTGGACAAACTATCTGGAATTCGGTGGTTTCATTCTATTCATCAGGAACTCTTCCATGCAACATTTGGTGTCTGATACATTATGGGAATaccttcaagaacagaCAATTGAGGATTTGAATTTCGATTTCTGGAGTGTGGTTGTGCCTAGAGAGGTAGACTTAGTTctcaaaagacttgaagtccagttgttcaagttgcccaacatcaacaaggagGTGTTATCAATTTCGAACTcacttggccaaaataTTCATTtagttgaagatattgagAACACAGAGCCATTAGCTCTTTTGAGAATCTGTAAAGTGTTATCTGAAAGTCCAAGAAATGATACCATGATTGCCTTTTTCAGTGGTGTTTTGAGTGTATTCTTACAAGACTTCATCTTCCTGATGGACCAAGATGCTTATTCGTCTAATGGCTTGTTGGAAGTTCAGTCCTCATTAGCCCAAAAGTTTCACACAGCTATCCAAACTAATTTAAATGAATGTTTGGACATACTTCTCTCCAAAGAACCTACTTTTGACGATTTAGTGTCGGTTGTGGTACGCAACCTTGGAATTGCAAAAGGctcattttcttcttacCTTGCGAGGTTGCTAAGAGATGTTTTAGATAATTTATCTGAAGCTGTCAACGTCGAAACGTTCAATACGTACAATTTGGAATTTAACCCATTGCTTAAAACTCCCCTTAAATTGGCAATTGTGTTGGCTGGAGTTGAGACTTTGCTTTCGTCTGCAAAATTTGACAAAATTCGGAACTATGTGGCCACTGAAATCCTTGGTGTTAAAGACAGCGACATTTTAACTGAAGGGTTGAAGTGGGTTGTTTTGAGtatcaatttcttgaacgcCCAAACCCCCGACTGGGCAGCAATACCTCCTCACcggttgaacttgattctcAAGCAATTTGAAAAGTGGTTGGATAGTGATATCAGCTACGATGATTCGTTTAACGCAGTTCGAAGTCAGCttgtcaagttcttgggACTGGTGGAAGCAGACAACAAAGAAGACCTTGTTGATAGAGTCATCGAAGATAACTTCGCAATTGTGCAGCTTGAGAGGCATTATGAGTTGACCTACTTCACGTTGCGGTACTTAACAGTTCATGAGATTCCAAACAaagacaacttgttggacattttgttcaacgaCGAGCTCAACAAGCATGACAATGAGGTCCACAACATGGCCGTTCATATGTGCCACGATGTCTTGGAGAGGTGTTTCGACAAATTGCACTTCAAAGACTTTAGTGACAAGCAGTTGCAACAGCTTTACGACTTGGTTTTTCACAGCAAGTTTTTacagatcaagaagatctgTTTGCGGTTTCTCGAGGAAGAAATCACTCACAAGCAGCAagatttggtgatcaactaCCAGTTCCAAAAAGATGCGGAGGAACAAGATATCAAGCTTCCGCCACTGTTGTTGAAGGTCTTGGACGAAACCAACCTTGATCTGGCCTCCGAAACTGACCTGGCCACCTATCTTATTTGCTGGTATTTGGTGTTCGTGCACTTCAAGGACATAAACTACTCGATTCGCAACCAATATGTCAACCAGATCAGAAGCAACCAAACTCTTCCGAAACTTCTTGACTATTTGTTTCTTGTGGTAGAAATCGACCACATAAAGATTGTAGACCAGTTCCAGACCTTCGACTTGGATGATAGAGATACCATGTTGTTGAATGTGTTCTACTTTGCGTGTAACTTTTTGGGAAGTGAGGTGCAATTGTGGTTCAACGAGTTGCGAAACGTTCAGATGAAGCAAGACATTGACAAATTTACCGCCAAAAACATATCTAAGCTCTTGGTGAGCACGATGTTAGAACAGGTCGAGCATGGAAAGAGTAAACTTGTGACGGACGTGATGTCGCTCAAGATCAATAAGGTTATCAACGAGGTCAGATGTGTgtttgaaattgatgaGCAGacaatggtgatggttaTCAAAATTCCTACGAACTTCCCATTGGAGAGCGTCGTGGTGGAGGGTCCTAAACGTGTGGGCTTGAAGGAGAACCAGTGGAGAGCATGGTTGTTGTCTTCGCAAAGAGTGATCTCCCTAACCAACGGGTCCATCATTGAAGCGGTGGAagtgttcaagaagaacgtCGACTTGCACTTTTCAGGGTTCGAAGAGTGTGCTATCTGCTACTCGATTTTACACCAAGACCACTCGTTGCCATCCAAAAACTGCTCTACATGTAACAACAAGTTCCACGCCGCGTGCCTATACAAATGGTTTAAGAGTAGCGGAAGCAGTACTTGTCCGTTGTGTAGATCGACTTTTAATTTCAGAAAATAG
- the RRD1 gene encoding Serine/threonine-protein phosphatase 2A activator 1 (EggNog:ENOG503NW6C; COG:D,T) — MSYSHPCKKIVDASDLSAFRRSIAYSNIQEAIHSILVLVKSHELPRGILNLKLVSALKCEHATETYTIQCPNGQRVLNSLAYFDSVIENFPPLPGPRRFGNYAFRDWYGQLEDSAAGKLQELDILNTNKAGFLSELSYYFVAAFGSGIRLDFGTGHELSFVAFIGSLLKADALKNITGQDILVIFARYYDLVRRLILTYSLEPAGSHGVWGLDDHFHFIYILGAAQFNEPVSRYAPPVSQCLNEGTISEFLDTNLYINALAFIQKIKSGPFKNHSPLIYDIHTSVTLWKKVLSGLLKMYDVE, encoded by the exons ATGAGCTACTCACATCCTTGCAAAAAGATTGTGGATGCCAGTGATCTATCAGCCTTCCGGCGGTCAATTGCATACCTGAATATCCAGGAAGCAATCCATTCTATCTTAGTACTTGTCAAGTCGCATGAGCTCCCGCGAGGcatattgaacttgaaattggtcTCAGCCCTCAAATGTGAGCACGCAACAGAAACATACACTATTCAATGTCCCAATGGCCAGCGAGTTCTCAACCTGCTAGCATACTTCGACCTGgtcattgaaaactttCCGCCACTCCCAGGCCCACGTCGATTTGGTAACTATGCGTTTAGGGATTGGTatggccaacttgaagattctgCCGCTGGAAAACTACAGGAATTAGACATCctcaacacaaacaaagCCGGGTTCTTGCTGGAATTGAGCTACTATTTCGTGGCAGCGTTCGGCTCTGGTATAAGATTGGACTTTGGCACCGGCCATGAGTTGTCGTTTGTTGCGTTTATTGGATCACTCCTCAAGGCTGACGCTCTCAAAAATATAACGGGCCAGGATATCCTTGTAATTTTCGCCAGGTACTACGACTTGGTCAGGCGACTTATATTGACGTACAGCTTGGAACCGGCCGGCTCCCATGGTGTGTGGGGGTTGGATGACCATTTCCATTTCATCTATATATTGGGAGCTGCTCAGTTCAACGAACCCGTTTCCAGATATGCTCCTCCAGTGAGCCAGTGTCTCAATGAGGGAACGATCTCCGAGTTCCTTGACACCAATCTCTACATCAATGCTTTGGCATTTATCCAGAAGATCAAATCGGGGCCGTTCAAGAATCATTCTCCACTTATCTATGACATCCACACGTCGGTGACGCTCTGGAAGAAGGTTCTTTCGGGTCTTTTAAAGATGTATGACGTGGAG TGA
- a CDS encoding uncharacterized protein (COG:S; EggNog:ENOG503NXV4), whose amino-acid sequence MSTIYHPSAKSISSRLDEGCLTPQNPQLEAKSQRIAIATSSSSHNKPNQLDILSPPLSPYQRTDSVGPAPVAGDQALIRSYLPNKPFSLENYNNYDLKVNPWTNLNNDYRARQFAFLKKYSIIKKKETDRYLREKAGAKKRKYNTNGFMGHLSDSNSNSDNGSNKVRTRRIIKESNNELTDKLPTRSSSPASSPKKRKPNIQQQQQSFIDENIPDYSPELSTLPNNAKCMKIDWKGQPMDLSGDPNTHKLHPAEVTLASVLRLPCNVYLDSKRRLFYEKVNRLRAGMQFRRTDAQKACRIDVNKASRLFAAFEKVGWLDDHHFDRYL is encoded by the coding sequence ATGTCTACCATCTACCATCCACTGGCCAAGTCCATAAGCAGTAGATTGGACGAAGGATGCTTAACTCCTCAGAATCCTCAGCTTGAGGCCAAATCGCAAAGAATTGCAATTGCAACCAGCTCTAGTTCCCATAACAAACCCAACCAATTGGACATTTTATCTCCCCCATTGTCGCCCTACCAGCGCACTGACTCCGTCGGCCCAGCTCCGGTGGCAGGCGACCAGGCTTTGATCAGAAGCTACTTGCCCAACAAACCCTTTAGTTTGGAGAATTATAACAATTATGACTTGAAGGTAAACCCCTGGACTAACTTGAATAACGACTACCGGGCCCGCCAGTTTGcgtttttgaagaagtacaGCATcataaagaagaaggaaaccGACCGGTACTTGAGGGAAAAGGCCGGGGccaaaaagagaaagtaCAACACCAATGGGTTTATGGGCCATTTGTCAGACCTGAACTCAAACTCAGATAATGGCAGCAATAAGGTTAGAACCagaagaatcatcaaggaGTCCAATAACGAGTTGACTGACAAGCTCCCCACCCGGTCGTCATCACCAGCTTCGTCTCCCAAAAAGAGGAAACCCAACattcagcagcagcaacagaGCTTCATTGACGAGAACATTCCTGACTACTCTCCAGAACTCAGTACGTTGCCCAACAACGCCAAGTGTATGAAGATTGACTGGAAGGGCCAGCCCATGGACTTGTCGGGAGATCCCAACACTCACAAGTTGCATCCGGCTGAGGTGACATTGGCATCGGTGTTGAGATTGCCATGTAACGTTTATTTGGACTCGAAAAGGCGGTTGTTTTATGAGAAGGTGAACAGACTCCGGGCAGGCATGCAGTTTCGGAGAACCGATGCTCAGAAGGCTTGCAGAATTGATGTCAATAAGGCATCTAGGCTTTTTGCTGCGTTTGAAAAGGTTGGTTGGTTGGACGACCATCACTTTGACAGGTACTTGTAG